From the genome of Deinococcus aerius, one region includes:
- a CDS encoding PRC and DUF2382 domain-containing protein: MTMPQNSLMRLSDLNRDNNLDLSGEGVYNPSGNTAYGVGGEKIGTVRDALVDSSTGRIRYLIVDVGGWFSSKEVMVPVGEARFADEGVYFDNLTKDQVRDLGEYRYDQTYTYDQSGTDQSFSNSSLAADERVLRGASTDATAYRERAFRTPDRLQLLEERLMVNKERFQAGAVEIGKHVVTHQETVNVPLQREEVVIERHAVTDARPVEGAVLGAASETVRVDLEAERANVQKQAYVTEEVEIGKRTVTETQQVTETIGREVLDVNKTGDVRLESGDTSTSSSTTSSSTTSSSTTDRDRNL, encoded by the coding sequence ATGACGATGCCCCAGAATTCCCTGATGCGCCTGTCCGACCTCAACCGCGACAACAACCTCGACCTGTCGGGCGAGGGCGTGTACAACCCCAGCGGCAACACCGCCTACGGGGTCGGCGGCGAGAAGATCGGCACCGTGCGTGACGCGCTGGTGGACAGCTCGACCGGCCGCATCCGTTACCTGATCGTGGATGTGGGTGGCTGGTTCTCCTCCAAGGAAGTCATGGTCCCCGTGGGCGAGGCCCGCTTCGCGGACGAGGGCGTGTACTTCGACAACCTGACCAAGGACCAGGTGCGCGACCTGGGCGAGTACCGCTACGACCAGACCTACACCTACGACCAGAGCGGCACGGACCAGTCGTTCAGCAACTCCTCGCTGGCCGCCGACGAGCGCGTGCTGCGCGGCGCGAGCACCGACGCGACCGCCTACCGCGAGCGGGCCTTCCGCACGCCGGACCGCCTCCAGCTCCTCGAAGAGCGCCTGATGGTGAACAAGGAGCGGTTCCAGGCGGGCGCGGTCGAGATCGGCAAGCACGTCGTGACCCACCAGGAGACGGTCAATGTGCCCCTCCAGCGCGAGGAGGTGGTCATCGAGCGCCACGCGGTGACCGACGCCCGCCCCGTCGAGGGGGCCGTGCTGGGCGCGGCGAGCGAGACGGTGCGCGTGGACCTGGAGGCCGAGCGCGCCAACGTCCAGAAGCAGGCCTACGTGACCGAGGAGGTCGAGATCGGCAAGCGCACCGTGACCGAGACCCAGCAGGTCACCGAGACGATCGGCCGCGAGGTTCTGGACGTGAACAAGACGGGCGACGTGCGCCTGGAGAGCGGCGACACCAGTACGTCCAGCAGCACGACCTCCAGCAGCACCACGTCGAGCAGCACGACCGACCGCGACCGTAACCTGTAA
- a CDS encoding elongation factor G: protein MQSQNVPVRVVSLAAHSGAGKTTLAEALLVQSGALLRAGRVEDGTTQSDHTDAEKAHGFSISTSVLRLSHRGTDLTLLDTPGYADFVREIRGGIRAADSVLVLVSAVSGVEVGTERVWATADRFAMPRIVVISKMDRERANFSAVLADIRASLRGPVAPAFLPVGEGPGFRGVVDVLAANEDEVPGELRPALAEAREALVDAIVETDDELMTRYLEGEEIGTDELRAAFLRAVHAGTLYPVIPVSAETGVGVPELLGLMVDGLRSASERGVVTGVDGQTREPTPDAPASARVWRVSVDPYVGKLAYIRVWSGTIRPGDTLRNTTRGVDVKPAHLYVVSGKELTEVPELRAGMVGVLTKLPDLHTGDTLADPAHPIEYDPLILPDPAHTVALFPRTRLDEDRLSGAVARLLDEDPTLRFERQPQTGELLLSGMGDMHTTIAVEKLAALGVNVDTGVPQIPYRETIRASSQAQGKHRKQSGGHGQYGDCHLRLDPGEGFSFRSEVVGGAIPSKYLPSIEKGVGDAMQRGPLAGYPMQDVHVAVTHGSYHDVDSSDLAFRTAGALAFRNAVEGARPVLLEPVMLLKVRAPAQFTGDLIGDLQTRRARVQGMDPEGTVITVTAVVPQSELQTYSADLRSLTGDRGAFSVKPYGYQEVPEHLAKKVIEARKAAAAG from the coding sequence GTGCAGTCTCAGAATGTCCCTGTCCGGGTGGTGAGCCTCGCCGCGCACAGCGGCGCGGGAAAGACGACGCTCGCCGAAGCCCTGCTGGTCCAAAGCGGGGCTCTTTTACGCGCCGGGCGGGTGGAGGACGGCACCACCCAGAGTGACCACACCGACGCCGAGAAGGCCCACGGCTTTTCCATCTCCACGAGCGTGCTGCGGCTCTCGCACCGGGGCACCGACCTCACCCTGCTCGACACGCCGGGCTACGCCGACTTCGTGCGCGAGATTCGCGGCGGCATCCGGGCGGCGGACTCCGTCCTCGTCCTCGTCAGCGCCGTGAGCGGGGTGGAGGTCGGCACCGAGCGCGTGTGGGCCACCGCCGACCGCTTCGCCATGCCCAGGATCGTGGTGATCTCCAAGATGGACCGCGAGCGCGCGAACTTCTCCGCGGTCCTGGCCGACATCCGCGCGAGCCTGAGGGGTCCGGTCGCCCCGGCCTTCCTGCCGGTGGGGGAGGGGCCCGGCTTCCGGGGAGTGGTCGACGTGCTCGCCGCGAATGAGGACGAGGTGCCCGGCGAACTCCGCCCCGCCCTGGCCGAGGCGCGCGAGGCCCTGGTGGACGCCATCGTGGAGACCGACGACGAGCTGATGACCCGCTACCTGGAGGGCGAGGAGATCGGCACCGATGAGCTGCGGGCGGCCTTCCTGCGCGCCGTCCACGCGGGCACCCTCTACCCGGTCATCCCGGTCAGCGCCGAGACGGGGGTGGGTGTGCCCGAACTCCTGGGCCTGATGGTGGACGGCCTGCGGAGCGCCTCCGAGCGCGGCGTGGTCACGGGGGTGGACGGGCAGACGCGCGAGCCGACGCCCGATGCGCCCGCCTCGGCCCGGGTGTGGCGGGTCAGTGTGGACCCCTACGTGGGCAAGCTCGCGTACATCCGTGTCTGGAGTGGCACGATCCGCCCCGGCGACACGCTGCGGAACACGACGCGCGGGGTGGATGTCAAACCCGCCCACCTGTACGTCGTGAGCGGCAAGGAGCTGACCGAGGTGCCCGAGCTGCGGGCCGGAATGGTCGGCGTCCTGACCAAGCTCCCCGACCTGCATACCGGCGACACCCTGGCCGACCCCGCCCATCCCATTGAGTACGATCCCCTGATCCTCCCCGACCCGGCCCACACGGTCGCCCTCTTCCCGAGAACGCGCCTGGACGAGGACCGTCTGAGCGGGGCGGTGGCCCGTCTCCTCGACGAGGACCCCACCCTGCGCTTCGAGCGCCAGCCCCAGACAGGTGAACTCCTGCTGTCCGGCATGGGTGACATGCACACGACCATCGCGGTCGAGAAACTCGCCGCGCTCGGCGTGAACGTGGACACGGGCGTGCCCCAGATCCCCTACCGCGAGACCATCCGGGCCTCCTCGCAGGCGCAGGGCAAGCACCGGAAGCAGTCGGGCGGGCACGGCCAGTACGGCGACTGCCACCTGCGGCTCGACCCCGGCGAGGGCTTCTCCTTCCGCTCGGAGGTCGTGGGCGGCGCGATTCCCTCCAAGTACCTCCCCAGCATCGAGAAGGGGGTGGGCGACGCGATGCAGAGGGGGCCGCTCGCGGGCTATCCCATGCAGGATGTCCACGTGGCCGTCACCCACGGCTCCTACCACGACGTGGACTCCAGCGACCTCGCCTTCCGCACCGCCGGGGCGCTCGCCTTCCGCAACGCGGTGGAGGGGGCCAGGCCGGTCCTGCTCGAACCCGTCATGCTCCTCAAGGTCCGCGCGCCCGCCCAGTTCACCGGCGACCTGATCGGCGACCTCCAGACCCGCCGCGCCCGGGTGCAGGGCATGGACCCCGAGGGCACCGTCATCACCGTCACGGCCGTCGTGCCCCAGTCCGAACTCCAGACGTACTCCGCCGACCTGAGAAGCCTGACGGGCGACCGCGGCGCCTTCAGCGTGAAGCCCTACGGCTACCAGGAGGTGCCCGAGCATCTGGCGAAAAAGGTCATTGAGGCGCGGAAGGCGGCGGCAGCGGGGTAG
- a CDS encoding threonine aldolase family protein, which yields MTATLPRVIADLRSDTVTTPTPEMREAMAQAPVGDDVYSEDPTVNALQAEVARLTGHEAGLFMPSGTMTNQVAIALHTRRGEEVICAEGSHIYEWELGMMATFSGVVPRFVPAPLGVPDPEAVRLAVRHSIHQSPTGLISLENTHNKAGGTVIPLGVIAAIREVADEEGLPLHLDGARVFNAAAALGVPVVEITRPFDTVSVCLSKGLGAPVGSVLVGSAAAMKQAHRYRKMMGGGMRQAGILAAAALVALRDGPARLEADHRRTRRLAQALVEAGYSVNLAAVQTNIIYVTLPNAAGQVARWASAGVLASALGPDSVRFVLHHQVTDEALEEAIRVLTA from the coding sequence ATGACCGCCACCCTGCCCCGCGTGATCGCCGACCTCCGCTCCGACACCGTGACCACCCCCACCCCGGAAATGCGGGAGGCGATGGCGCAGGCCCCCGTCGGGGACGACGTGTACAGCGAGGACCCGACCGTCAACGCGCTTCAGGCCGAGGTCGCGCGCCTGACCGGGCACGAGGCCGGGCTCTTCATGCCCAGCGGCACGATGACGAACCAGGTCGCCATCGCCCTGCACACCCGCCGCGGCGAGGAGGTGATCTGCGCCGAGGGGAGCCACATCTACGAGTGGGAGCTGGGGATGATGGCGACCTTTTCCGGCGTGGTGCCGCGCTTCGTGCCCGCCCCACTTGGCGTGCCCGACCCGGAGGCGGTGCGCCTCGCCGTGCGCCACTCCATCCACCAGTCGCCCACGGGCCTCATCAGCCTGGAGAACACCCACAACAAGGCGGGCGGAACGGTGATTCCCCTGGGCGTGATCGCCGCGATCCGGGAGGTGGCCGACGAGGAGGGCCTGCCCCTGCACCTCGACGGGGCGCGGGTCTTCAACGCCGCCGCCGCGCTCGGCGTGCCCGTGGTCGAGATCACCCGCCCCTTCGACACGGTGAGCGTGTGCCTGAGCAAGGGGCTGGGCGCACCCGTGGGCAGTGTCCTCGTGGGCAGCGCCGCCGCCATGAAGCAGGCCCACCGCTACCGCAAGATGATGGGCGGGGGGATGCGCCAGGCCGGAATCCTCGCCGCCGCCGCCCTCGTCGCCTTGCGGGACGGTCCCGCCCGCCTGGAGGCCGACCACCGCCGCACCCGCAGGCTGGCCCAGGCGCTGGTGGAGGCCGGGTACAGCGTCAACCTCGCCGCCGTGCAGACGAACATCATCTACGTGACCCTGCCGAATGCGGCGGGGCAGGTCGCCCGCTGGGCCTCGGCGGGCGTGCTGGCGAGCGCCCTCGGCCCCGACTCCGTGCGCTTCGTGCTCCACCACCAGGTGACGGACGAGGCACTGGAGGAGGCGATCCGGGTCCTGACCGCATGA
- a CDS encoding CPBP family intramembrane glutamic endopeptidase: MTAPDVPPTPVALTPEGTAPSPSIRAVDGNRAALALLITQNVVSAVLLGLRLPLGLSLLGAFVGTVLVGLIFFRPTLTALVRDTRWRTPPAWGTALAAFVLAFLASRAFVLAYVTLFPGGADAIPQFLSRGADLWPLLLAAGLLVPFAEEVAFRGLMLRGHERAAGFLVAAVTTSLAFGIAHGVPASVVGILPLAYALARLVQHTGSLWNSVIVHALNNTLAVALGSIVAGRDLGDPSQATAMLKNPALAGPLALGALLFGVVVLAVLHLWLTPKPDPRVRSAPGPWLSAAYVIIVLFGLVSAAYTLPIVQQALTTLRGALR; this comes from the coding sequence ATGACGGCCCCGGACGTGCCCCCCACCCCTGTCGCGCTCACCCCGGAAGGCACCGCGCCGTCCCCCAGTATCCGCGCCGTGGACGGCAACCGGGCCGCGCTGGCGCTCCTGATTACGCAGAACGTCGTGTCGGCGGTGCTGCTGGGCCTGCGGCTCCCGCTGGGCCTGTCGTTGCTGGGGGCCTTCGTGGGCACCGTGCTCGTGGGTCTCATCTTCTTCCGGCCGACGCTGACGGCCCTGGTGCGCGACACGCGCTGGCGCACGCCGCCCGCCTGGGGCACCGCCCTGGCCGCCTTCGTGCTGGCGTTCCTGGCGTCGCGGGCCTTCGTGCTGGCCTACGTCACGCTCTTTCCGGGCGGGGCGGACGCGATCCCGCAGTTCCTGAGCCGCGGGGCGGACCTGTGGCCGCTGCTGCTCGCGGCGGGGCTGCTCGTCCCCTTCGCCGAGGAGGTCGCCTTCCGGGGCCTGATGCTGCGCGGCCACGAGCGGGCGGCGGGCTTTCTCGTCGCGGCGGTGACGACCTCCCTCGCCTTCGGGATCGCGCACGGGGTCCCGGCGAGCGTGGTGGGCATCCTGCCGCTCGCCTACGCGCTCGCCCGGCTGGTGCAGCACACCGGCAGCCTGTGGAACTCGGTGATCGTCCACGCGCTGAACAACACCCTGGCCGTCGCGCTGGGCAGCATCGTGGCGGGCCGCGACCTGGGCGACCCCTCACAGGCGACCGCGATGCTGAAGAATCCCGCGCTCGCCGGGCCCCTCGCCCTGGGCGCGCTGCTCTTCGGGGTGGTGGTCCTCGCCGTGCTGCACCTGTGGCTCACGCCGAAGCCCGACCCCCGGGTCCGCTCCGCCCCCGGCCCCTGGCTAAGCGCGGCCTACGTGATCATCGTGCTGTTCGGCCTCGTCTCCGCCGCCTACACGCTGCCCATCGTCCAGCAGGCGCTCACCACCCTGCGCGGCGCCCTGCGTTGA
- a CDS encoding YkvA family protein translates to MLRRLRDLARHLKGELLALSHAARDSRTPWPARLLALLVLAYALSPIDLIPDFIPVLGQLDDLLLVPAGLWLALRLIPPPVIADARAQAAAQPARLARSLWGLLLMLGLYALAVGLLWRWWASR, encoded by the coding sequence GTGCTGCGGCGGCTGCGGGACCTCGCCCGGCACCTCAAGGGGGAACTCCTCGCCCTGAGCCACGCCGCCCGCGACTCGCGCACCCCCTGGCCCGCCCGGCTGCTCGCGCTGCTCGTCCTCGCCTACGCCCTGAGTCCCATCGACCTGATCCCCGACTTCATCCCGGTGCTGGGGCAGCTCGACGACCTGCTCCTCGTGCCCGCCGGGCTGTGGCTGGCCCTGCGCCTGATCCCGCCCCCCGTCATCGCCGACGCCCGGGCGCAGGCCGCGGCCCAACCGGCCCGGCTGGCGCGGAGCCTGTGGGGGCTGCTCCTGATGCTCGGGCTGTACGCGCTCGCCGTGGGACTGCTGTGGCGGTGGTGGGCCAGCCGGTAG
- a CDS encoding YIP1 family protein, translating to MARRSRPAPPPPPPEAPLAAEVLTAPGAFFQKLRVAEPRPWRYVAPVLLAAVLAGVVYALLLRPVGALGGAGFLTHVSNVFGTFFLTVVSAALMWGLGHLSAGREGRAAEVYGATFALLPPLYLLLAVLLLVLPGPNLSGLALPADWSDVLRAISGAPLTRAAIALTLLGTLAQFVLAYRGFLILTGSRGRALLGTLSPLVPVLLLTLVGFGPLLSGLF from the coding sequence GTGGCCCGCCGTTCCCGCCCCGCGCCCCCACCCCCGCCCCCCGAGGCACCGCTCGCCGCCGAGGTGCTGACGGCGCCCGGGGCCTTTTTCCAAAAGCTCCGCGTCGCCGAGCCGCGCCCCTGGCGCTACGTCGCCCCTGTTCTGCTCGCCGCCGTGCTGGCGGGCGTGGTGTACGCGCTGCTGCTGCGGCCCGTGGGGGCGCTCGGCGGGGCGGGCTTCCTCACTCACGTCAGCAACGTGTTCGGAACGTTCTTCCTCACGGTGGTGAGCGCCGCGCTGATGTGGGGGCTGGGCCACCTGAGCGCCGGGCGGGAGGGCCGCGCGGCCGAGGTGTACGGGGCGACCTTCGCCCTGCTGCCGCCGCTGTACCTGCTGCTCGCCGTGCTGCTGCTGGTGCTGCCCGGGCCGAACCTGAGTGGGCTCGCCCTGCCCGCCGACTGGAGCGACGTGCTGCGCGCCATCTCCGGGGCGCCACTGACCCGCGCGGCCATCGCGCTCACGCTGCTGGGCACGCTGGCCCAGTTCGTCCTCGCCTACCGGGGCTTCCTGATCCTCACGGGCAGCCGGGGGCGGGCCCTGCTGGGCACCCTCTCGCCGCTGGTGCCCGTGCTGCTGCTGACCCTGGTTGGGTTTGGGCCGCTGCTGTCGGGGCTGTTTTAG